Part of the Brassica oleracea var. oleracea cultivar TO1000 chromosome C8, BOL, whole genome shotgun sequence genome is shown below.
AACTGGTCGGCCAAATTCTTTCGATCTCTAATCCAGTTGCTAAGAGCTCTAATTGAAAACCTCTCTCAATCGTGAGAAGAAGCACCTTTTCCGGTGATGAGCAATGGCCGAGCTCAAAAGTTCAATCAATAGCTCCATTCGCTACGTGCGTTTTCTTAGAATTCTCATTATTGGTTTCTGCAGGTTAAGGATATGTTTTGTATTCTGGTTTTTAGTGGTAGAATTTAGTGGTTTAAGAGACGGTTCATTCCGAGTAGTGGAATGAATTTGTTTTCGGAGTGGTGAAAAATGCGATATCGGATTGATTCAGATAGCGTAGGATCCTTCTGAGTGTTCCTAGGTAATACTATATCCCGATATTGTATGTGGGGTGAAAATCTTGTGAGGTTGTAATCATTACTACAAATTGGTTAATGCAAAGTTGAAGTCGAGAAAAAAAAAAAAACTGAACTAAATTGTATGGTAACGTGCGAGAAGAGAACAGGTCTAAACGTTAATTTTAACGGAGTTACGAGAAATCAACGTCCGTTAGATTAAGTGACCATCTCCACGGAACCCAAAAGCCCAAATCTTTGTATTCTCGGCGACATTATCTGCCGCCGCCGGAGAGTGACGAGGGTTGGTGGCTAAATTTTAAATAAGATTATTTTATTCAGCATTGCTCTTCTCACCAACTCCTCCAACTTTCTCCTCCGCCTCTCTAGTCTACATATTCCCCCCTAAAGCTCGACTCTTTTACTCACCAACCCAATTTCTCCAATGTCGACTCATGCCTCCGCCGCCGTCATTTCCTCCTCCGTCGCCGCCGCTAGAGTCGAACCATACCCAGATTCAAAGAAGCCAATCGGGTCAATCCGTTTCCAACCACTTCCTCTCTCCCTCTCGTGAGTTTCGTGTCCTCTCGCAACTCTTGATCATTCCTCAAAGTTTCGAACTTTGAAATCGAATCACTCGCATAATTGATTTTGAGATTTGTTATGCAACGGTTAGGTACTGTAGTAAGTCAGTGAAGGTTTCATCTAGAATATGTGCCGTGTCCAAACCAAATGATGCAGAGACTCTCTCTTCAGTAGATACTTCACTTAGCCCTCGTGTCAAATCCTTGAAACCTTCCAAGACCATGGTCATAACCGATCTCGCCGCAACTCTGGTTCAGTCCGGTGTTCCCGTCGTCAGACTAGCTGCTGGAGAACCCGATTTCGACACTCCTAAAATCGTTGCTGAGGTACATTTCTCCCAAGTCGTGTTTCCCTCTGTTTAGTGCTGAATCATTGTTTCATTATAGGCTGGGGTCAACGCGATTCGAGATGGTTTCACTAGGTATTCGCTTAATGCAGGTATTACAGAACTCAGAGAAGCTATATGTCGGAAGCTAAAAGGTAAACACTTATGCTTTGTTATTCATTCAGTTATTGTCGGAACATATGGAACTGAAAATGTGTTTTTTTTTAAATAGAGGAGAATGGATTGTCTTATGCGCCGGATCAGATCTTGGTTAGTAACGGAGCTAAACAAAGTATCTTACAAGCAGTGCTTGCAGTTTGTTCTCCTGGTGATGAAGTAAACTAATAACATTTATCTTCCTTTCTAGTTGATATGTTTTTTTTTGTTTTATAACAGTAAAATGTGTGTGTGTTTCTTTAGGTTATAATCCCTGCACCGTATTGGGTTAGCTACACAGAACAGGCGAGATTGGCTGATGCAACACCTGTGATTATTCCTACAAAGATCTCTGATAACTTCTTGTTGGATCCAAAGGTTCTTGAGTCTAAGCTGACTGAGAAATCTAGACTCCTTATCCTCTGCTCTCCTTCTAACCCTACTGGTTCTGTTTACCCCAAGAGTTTGCTTGAAGAGATTGCACGCATCATTGCTAAACACCCAAGGCTTATGGTATTTTAGCATATTAAACACACAGCTCAATCGTTTTGTGGCGTTTTGCTAAATCTGTTTCTTGTGTAGGTGCTATCAGATGAAATATATGAACATATTATATATGCGCCTGCAACACACACAAGCTTTGCTTCTTTGCCTAACATGTATGAGAGAACTTTGACAGTAAACGGTTTCTCTAAGGTATAATTGAATTGGCTTTTAATGTCAATATATTAAAGTCTTTGCTGATCAGTGTGATATGTTAAGGCTTTTGCAATGACGGGTTGGAGGCTTGGATATCTCGCTGGTCCTAAGCATATAGTGGCAGCTTGCAGTAAATTACAAGGACAGGTATCTCTATATATATAACAAACATATGTCTCTCTAAATCTTTTTATCTGTGATGACAATGAGTTGAAATTTGGTTAATGGTTTCTTTATATAGGTTAGTTCAGGAGCTAGTAGCATTTCTCAGAAGGCAGGTGTTGCTGCACTTGGGTTAGGAAAAGCCGGAGGAGAGATTGTAGCTGAGATGGTTAAAGCATACAGAGAGAGACGTGATTTCTTGGTTAAAAGCTTCCGTGAAATGGAAGGTGTTAAGATCTCTGAACCTCAGGTGCTTCTCTTTGAAGCTATTTACTTTGTTAGTTTCTTCTTCTTGGGCTTCTTGTTCTTGACTGTATTTGCTTTTGCAGGGAGCTTTTTATCTCTTTATTGACTTCAGTGCATACTATGGATCACAAGCTGAAGGTTTTGGTTTGATCAGTGACTCATCCTCTCTTGCTTTATACTTTCTTGACAAGTTTCAGGTTAAAACTATCTCAAAAGCTTTTCCATATCTACATAGCTCTAGTTAATGTGTTGATACGTTTTTGGGGCCTGTATTTAGGTTGCAATGGTTCCTGGAGATGCGTTTGGGGACGATAGTTGTATTCGGATATCATACGCCACATCTCTCGATGTTCTGCGGGTCGCAGTTGACAAGATCAGGAAAGCCCTTGAGCCACTGCGTGCCACTGTTTCTGTGTAACGGTTCGGACAGTAACGTGTGTTTTAATCGTTTATGTGATGTTGTATAAACTATATATGTATCCACTTTGTCTTACGCTTTGATTCCTTCAAGTTCATGTAGCCATAAACCATGTTCTTCATTGTACATCAATTTTTAAGACCGAAGGTTGCTTGTGTGTGTTGTTGCACAAAAAAAGGTTGCTTGTATTATAAGTTTATACACATACATTATACACATACATGAAGTTAAATCAACCATCTCATCAAACAAGATTTTAAGCACAAAATTGAATTTTAAATTTCTCACGTCACTAACTCTTAAACAACAAAAGAACACAATTTTATTTGTGCAGAAACATTTGGGAGAATTTTAGTTTTGTCGAGAATTAATTGGATCAATTCTCTCTCTCTCTTTTTTTTTTTTTAATCACTGGACTTTATTAAAAGAACAAGGTCCAACTGGACCGAACCCAACTTACAACAGACAAAAGATCCAACGAACATACCTAAACTATACAAAACACTATGGACCGTCAGCCTAAAGCGAAAACCCGTTGACACCTAGTGCACCATGTGTACGGACGCCCAACGACCAGTGTACACGCGTCAAGATGAGGCACCGCTTTCAACCGTCGGTGACACAGAGGAGGAGCGTCGGAGAGCCGCCGTCAGCGGAGATGAATCGACGAAGAAAACGCACAACAAAGCAATCTTCATAGAAACCCATAAACGCCCACCAGATCTACGTTTCAAAACGAAAGATCAATCATCTACAATCGATCTGGCAACCTTCGACTTTCCTTGAAGAACCACCGTCATTTTTAATGATGAGTAGAAGCGCGAAGATGAAATAACCCATATCGAGGAAAGGAGAAACAGCCGGAGATGAAGAAGGAGGGACGATTGAGCAAAGGAACCATCGGAAGCGTAGATACATCAAACCGGGAAGATCCCGGAGGAAAGCCACCGACAACACCAAGGAAAGGTGTGACGCGGAGACATAAGTCAGCCGCCATTGCTGGAGAAGAAGGCAAAGACGCCGGAGACAAAAGCCAGAGGACCACCGAAGGGAAAGGTGCAACACCGGAGTCAAAACCGGTCGGATAACACCGAAACCGGAGTATAACGTCATCAAAACCGACGAGAGCGGATTAATTCTCTCTTAAAGACCTAAAATGAATTTTAAATATATTAAAACTTGATATTATACCAAAAAAAAGTTTTCTCTGCCTTTTAGATAATGATTATAGCATCAAATAAATTTTGTGTGTTTTTTATTATTTCAAAGAAAAATTATATAGTATTTTTTGTTCATATTCTAAAAATGTTACTCCCTCCGTTTGAGTTAAATTATCGCTATGAAGTAAAATTTTTGTTTCAAAATAAGTATGGTTTTATAATTTTAATGCAAAATTTATTGATTTTATATTTTAATATATTTTAATATTGGTTGAAATGTGGTTAGGTATATTGGTAGTTATGTTTTTATTTAGTAAAAATATAAAATTAAATATTTTTTTAATATGTATTGTTTAAAACGACAATTAAAATGAAACGGATCGAGTAATGAACATGTCACTTATTTATAAAAGCAATAATGAATCAGTTTTTATGATTAATTAGTCATTACAATAACTATGACTTTTTTGTCAGCAAAAAAATTATAATTATTAACTGTCATATTTAGGTTTTCTTTAAAAGACAATGATTTTACTATCAAGTATCACAGTTTTATGTTTGTTTAATTTAAATCATCATTTTAATCTAAAATTACTTTTAAACATGTAATTAATTTTCAATTATTTTATTATTTTTATAATAAAATCAACATCATATGAAATACAAGTATATGGTATTTTTTTAGTACGACACGAGAAATATGTACTCCCTCTATATATAAATAAATTGAAATGTTGGATTGACCTAAATTTTTAAAATTTGCAAACGTGAATTCTATATGGATCAAATGTGTGCAGGGCCGGTCCTGGGCAAAGCCTAACGAAACATTGGTCTTAGGCCTCCAAATTTTTTTGAAAAAATTACATAGAAAAAAGCCTCCAAAATTTTTTGTTTAGGCCTCCAAATTTACCAAAAAAAAATTTTAGCTAGAACTTTTTAAAAACCGTCTGTAGCCCCCTAAATCTCCGGGCCGGCCCTGAATGTGTGTTCAGTAATAATTGATATAATATTATTACATCACGACAAACATACTAACTGACCTAGAAACTTCTCATGTATTCATTAGAGATGATCATGTCTATATAGTAAACACAAAAATAGTGAAAATACAGTAAACAAACAAACAAACAAAAGAAAGAAAATGAAAGGACAGTCTTGTGTGGTCTGAAATGGATGCGGTTAATTAAGAGGTTGAAAGGAAAAAATAAAGATTAATATTTGATTGGTTGGAACTTAGAACTGTTATCGCAATTAAGTTCTTGGTTCAAATAAATTTGACTGCAGAAATGTTGATTGTAAACAAATTACTATGACTTAGAATAAAATTAGGATTACCTTAAAAGAGTATTTACATTCTCTCACATATAACTGAATAATTAATTACTACAAAAACCTTATAACTAACCGAGCAACATATCAACTCAGTAATAATCATTTTTGATGCCATTATTTGGACTACTGCTAAGGCGCATGCAACCAGGTCCGTCAGTGATAGAGCTCGCTCAGACATGAAAACATTCAACCACGAAGTAGTGGTCTACCGGGGAGCTAAATGATCCGGTTTGAGTAAGTTTCATTTCGTGGCCTTGCGGATATGAAATTATGTTTTATACCTCATTTGAATATATGAACTATAAATCTATCCATGGACCGCAATGTTTTTTTTGGATATTAGAATGGACCTCTTCTTAAACGTGAGATACTCCCAAAAAAAAGTAAATCAAAACCATTCAAAACATGTTTATTCATTCTTAATCTAATAGGCCCATTCATGTTTAATCAAATTAAGTAAATACCCCACTTTTTGCTTTAACTAAAAATCACGCTTTTGGTTTGTGGTCCACAACTATTCACGACTCTCTGACAATGATGTTTCCTTTTGATTCAATAATCTTAGGGTACAATATTCACCAATCACCATGAAAGTTGAAACATAAATAGCATAGATAAACAACTTTACGACAGTTCTCTTCCAAAACTGTGCCAGAAATAAGTTAATCTATATACAACACACAAAAAAACACAAAACCACGAGAGGCCAACACATATATAATATACTATAGTTTTAAAAAATTGATATCAAAGCTCCAATCTAATAAAAGAATCAGCTAAAAACCTTAAAATTATAATTTGGTATTTACTTACGTGCATCTAGAGGGATCCCTGCATCTAGAGTTCTCCAAACATATAAAAACTATACACATTATTTGATCCGTCTCCATGAGTCCACCACATAGATCGACAAAGTTGTCAATTGGGACCCTCTAGACCTTACTTTTAAAACGGTCACTACT
Proteins encoded:
- the LOC106311364 gene encoding bifunctional aspartate aminotransferase and glutamate/aspartate-prephenate aminotransferase-like isoform X2; translation: MSTHASAAVISSSVAAARVEPYPDSKKPIGSIRFQPLPLSLSKSVKVSSRICAVSKPNDAETLSSVDTSLSPRVKSLKPSKTMVITDLAATLVQSGVPVVRLAAGEPDFDTPKIVAEAGVNAIRDGFTRYSLNAGITELREAICRKLKEENGLSYAPDQILVSNGAKQSILQAVLAVCSPGDEVIIPAPYWVSYTEQARLADATPVIIPTKISDNFLLDPKVLESKLTEKSRLLILCSPSNPTGSVYPKSLLEEIARIIAKHPRLMVLSDEIYEHIIYAPATHTSFASLPNMYERTLTVNGFSKAFAMTGWRLGYLAGPKHIVAACSKLQGQVSSGASSISQKAGVAALGLGKAGGEIVAEMVKAYRERRDFLVKSFREMEGVKISEPQGAFYLFIDFSAYYGSQAEGFGLISDSSSLALYFLDKFQVAMVPGDAFGDDSCIRISYATSLDVLRVAVDKIRKALEPLRATVSV
- the LOC106311364 gene encoding bifunctional aspartate aminotransferase and glutamate/aspartate-prephenate aminotransferase-like isoform X1 — its product is MSTHASAAVISSSVAAARVEPYPDSKKPIGSIRFQPLPLSLSYCSKSVKVSSRICAVSKPNDAETLSSVDTSLSPRVKSLKPSKTMVITDLAATLVQSGVPVVRLAAGEPDFDTPKIVAEAGVNAIRDGFTRYSLNAGITELREAICRKLKEENGLSYAPDQILVSNGAKQSILQAVLAVCSPGDEVIIPAPYWVSYTEQARLADATPVIIPTKISDNFLLDPKVLESKLTEKSRLLILCSPSNPTGSVYPKSLLEEIARIIAKHPRLMVLSDEIYEHIIYAPATHTSFASLPNMYERTLTVNGFSKAFAMTGWRLGYLAGPKHIVAACSKLQGQVSSGASSISQKAGVAALGLGKAGGEIVAEMVKAYRERRDFLVKSFREMEGVKISEPQGAFYLFIDFSAYYGSQAEGFGLISDSSSLALYFLDKFQVAMVPGDAFGDDSCIRISYATSLDVLRVAVDKIRKALEPLRATVSV